The DNA segment CTCGCAGGCGTCGAAGAACTCGGTGTGCGAGTCGGCCAGCGAGACGATGCTGCGGTTGGAGAGCTGCTGCTCCCGACCCTTGGCCGGCAGCACGTCCGGCTGCGGGGAGAGCCACCGcctcagccccccgccccggggggggggggccacccGGACCCCCCACCCCATCCTGGCTGCGGACCCCCCACCCCATCCTGGCTCCCTCTGACCTCATCGGGGTGCAGCGAGGCAAAGGAGTCCAGGGTGGTGTCGGAGGAGACGGAGAGGGAGTGGAAGCGGCGCAGGGCGGCCTGAGGAGGCAGGGGGACGCTGaaccgacccccccccccccagcctgtcccctccAGCCAGCGTGGGGCTGACGGGGAGGGGGGATCGCCCCGCTGCTGCCCAGGCACCGAGCACCAGACTGAGACCCTGCCAACTCGCTGCACCCACCGGCACCCCAACAGCAACAACCCCTGGACCCCAGCGGGACCCAAAGCGGgggcagccctgcccagccccctgcGATCCCTCACCCCGGCGTTGCCGGCACTGCCCGGGCGTGGGGCCAAGCGCCGCCGGTCCAGCGCCTGCCGCATCTCCTCCAGACGGGCCCTCTCGGCCATCAGCGCAGTCACCACGCTGCTGAGCGAGCCATGCACTGCCGGGAGACATGGGCAGTTGGTCAGGCTGTGGCacggcaccccagcacccgccctGCCACCACCGGGACCCCTGGTGGGGCTCAGccaccccccccatcccacctttCTGGGCCAGGACCCAGAAGCTCCTCTGCAGCTGGCTGTACTCAGGGGggaggctgaagggcagctggCTCTGGGACGGCTCCAGGTAGCGTGAGAGGTTGGGGACAGAACCGTGCAGGCGGCCCacctggggggggacacaggggtcAGCGGGGCCCTGGGGGGCTCTGTCCCCAGGCAGCGGCTCGGccggcagcaggcagagctcggCAGGATGCCCGCTCCCCCTCACCCTGCCGATGGTGTCGTCCTTGGCAAAGCTCTGGGTGCACCAGATCTTGGTGGTCCTCCTGCCCTTCTTGGGCCTCTCTGCGGTGGCCGAGGGCTGTGAGTgagaggagggggctggagctggACCCTCCTCGGGAAGGGGGGCTGCCACACCGGGCAATGTTCAGCCCCAtgcccgccgctgccccgctCACCTGGCTGCCGGAGATGAGGGGGGCCGAGGGGATGCGGTGCAGGGCCTCCAGGCTCTGCAGCATGCCAGTCAGCTCCTGCAGCTTCACCTGGCACTCCGACAGCTCTGCGATGGGCACAAAGCGAGCCCAGTCATGGATGGGGGACAGGGCATCCCCCCTCATCCTGTGCATCCCCTCCCGCTCTGCTCACCGGCCGAGCAGCGCTCCAGCCCCTCGCTGTCCTTCAGCCAGGCGTTCACCTTGTCCCGGGAGCTGGCGAGGGTGGAGAGGGCAGGGGCACTGCCCGAGGGCAGGATCCGCGTCCATGGGCCCTGCAGCAGGGGAGAAGGGGCACCGCCAGGCTGCTGTCGGGAGCCCCGCGCCTGGACACTGCCTCGCATCACCACCCCGAGGTGCCACCCACCTGTGTGTTGGTGGGGTCCTACCCGCGGGACCCCCCCTGGGGCAGAGCTCGGGCCTCTCGCCCTGGTGatgggagcagaggctgctcaCCCAGCTAGTGAAGAGCTCCGGGGACTTGATCTGTGTGACAAGGGCaagttggggtgggggggacccgGGTGGGAGTCACCCaatgcccccagccccggctccagcCCCCACCAGCACCTTGAGATGGTAGATGTTCTCCTCCGTGTCCAGGTCGACCCGCTGCGCCTTCTTGTTGATGGACATGACAGACTGACGGACATCGATGGCTCCGTGCAGTTTGCCCTTGAGGACCTGGGGGAGCCCGGGGACACCTGTCAGGGGGAAGACTCCCTTCCTCACGGGGGCCATGGGGTctcccccaccccgagccctcAGGGAGGCTGCACAGACGCAGTCCAGCCCCACACTCACGTCCTGGCGTGTGGTGGCGTATTTCAGGATGCCGTTTTCCAGCACAAAGTACCTCTGGGGACAGAGAGGGACGATTGTTACAGGGCGGGGCGAGTAGAGactggtccctgcagccccccatccAGGGGTCCAAATcgccccagggatggggacggcACCCAGGACCGACCGGGTGGCCAGGGGACGGCTCCCGGTGCCAGCTCTCCCCTGTTACCTTGTGCCAGCCCTTCAGGGGCCATTTCCTCTTCTTGAGCAGGTACCCCTCGTGCCGCTGCGGCTCCTGGCCTGGGCTGCCCCGCGCACATGGCTCCTCCACCACCTCCCAGCTCTCCGAGCCCTGCCGGCGATGGGGATCAGCGTGGGGGTCCCTTGGCACCGGGAGCAGCCAGGGTGCTCCCCACCTTGTCCCCGGGCAGGGACACTTGGTACTCCCCAGGGGACGGTGCATCTCTGTATCCCCTTCTTAAAGTGGGGGGAAGCCCCCTGAGGGCCCATGGCACCCCCGGTCCAGCCTGGGTGCATCACTGGGATCCTgctgagccccccccccagcccagagACCCCCGACCTGCTGAATGCTGCTGTGCTTGGAAGACACGGTGCTGTTGGAGCGTGACAGGGCCCTTTTCGGAGAGGACAGGTCCTTCTCGTGGCTGCCCATGGCCGGTGAGCGGAGGGGGATGGGGGGACCAGGCCAAGCCCCCCCTCCCATCCGCACTGTGGGGCTGGTGGTCCGAGCTCAGCCGTCACGGCCCGGGCGGTGGGAGCCACTGCAAGGAGGGGATGTCACGTCAGGGAGCCCAGGGAGGGCATCTCCCACCCTGCCAGCGGTTTTCGTGCCCTGCCAGACACCCTCATCCCTTCCCTCGCGGGGAcaagaggtggggggggggatccTCCTGCCCCCCGGGAGCGGGAAGCCTCGCACGTGACTGCGGCTGGGACCCAGAAGCTTCTGCGTGTGATGGAGCCTTCAATCCACCCAGCCTTATCTCGCCTCCGCTGCCCGGCCCTCGCCCGCCTGGTGGGTCCAGAGTCCGGCCCTGCTGCCCCGTGGACTCAGTACCACAGGGCAACCCTGCGGCGGGCACAGCCGGGAGGGCAACCCGGGGAACAGAGACCGGGATCAGCCCCGGTCCGTCCCGACACCCCCGAGCCAGGACACGCCCCCCAAAAACCCCGATCTAGCCACGCTCCCTCCCGGCAGGGCGTTCCCTTTGCCCTTCTCAAATACaggaaggggaaactgaggcacggggaagcttccccctccccttgccAGCCCCCCTCCGGCACTGCCCCTTGCCAGGGTACCCAGGCGTCCCAGCTGCAGCTGTAGCGCCAAGTCCCGGGATAACCCTGGGATGGCGGCCAAGCCCCGGCACCGATAACCGCGGCACCAATAACCGCGGCACCGCGCACCCCTGCTCTGAGGGGAGGAGGACGGGGGGCTCCCGCCGCagcccggaccccccccccccccccccgccctgcccagCTTGGTAGCGAGCGGAGAGCCCCCCCTGGGTGCTGCCAGGGGCAGGACtgacccccccgccccgcacgggagcggggctgggccggTGCCCCCGGGGGTCTCCAGCCGCCTCGtctgcctgcagcccccacccaggccggggggggggcaaagCCCCTGCCTGCTCCGGGCAGGGCACGGCCGCGGACACGACCCCCGGCAGCGCGGGGGAaagcccggcccggcgccccccgcggccgcccccgccagGGCAAAGCccatccccgtgtccccccgcctgccccccgcAGGTGTCAACCCCCCCGGAGCAGCGGGCGGCAGGGGTCGGATCCGGCTGCCGGGGACGGCGGGgtcctggcggggggggggggtgggggggtggagctccccccccccccccccgggccgggtcCCCGGTGTTCACCTGTGcgagcggcgggcgggcagccggggccgcggccggtcGCATCCTGCCCGGCGGCTGCAGGAACCGGAACACGGAAGGAGGCGGAGGCGCCGGGCCGGAGCCGCTCGGCTCTGCCCCCTGCACCGTGGAGGACCGGAGCCGGCAGCGCCGGGTACCCGCCGGGGCAccgggatccccccccccccgccggctgCCAGCACCCGGTACCGGCCCGCACCGagccggacccccccccccccccgcatcgcGGGCACTGACGGATCCGGACCCCCCGCCCGGTATCGGGGACAGCCCCGGCGGCGGGACCGCTCCTCTCCCGGATGGCGgcagaggggcgggggggggtcgtACACCGGGAACGGGCTGCACCCGCTCCCCTCTCCCCGTCCGgatgaaaaggcaaaaaacccacgAGCTCTGCCCAcgcgggacggggggggggggggggtggtaccCCCAGGAGAGGCACCACCCCACAGGGGTCCCAGGACCCACACCCCTGAGCTGTGCTTTAGCCCCCCCCGGGATTTCCCTTGCCCACCCCCCAGCGTCGCTCTGCCCTCTGCTCCAGGAGAGCCCCGGAGCCGCGCCCAGCCTCTCCCCGCAGCATCGAGGGGcaggaacccccccccccaccccccaaaacccaagacGAGGCCTCCAGCATCTCCACCACCACGCTTTAATAGACAAGACAACGATCCCACAGACGCAGCTCAGCCAGTGCTGCCGGGCTCCCCCTCGTTGCCCCCGTTCCGGAGGGCGCGGGGGCTCAGCACGCTGGACGTCGTCCCCGCCAGCACCGCCACGGGTCCCCGCCACACTGCCTCCTCCGGCCGATCCCAGCGACCCTCCGACCGCAGCCCCACAGCACCCGAAACGCAGCCGGGTTGTTCCCAGGCAGGGGTAGCGGGGAGCAAAGGGAAGGGTCAGGGCTCCCCAAACGGGCCGGTGGTGCCGCAGGGCCCCGCTGCCCTCAGTCCCGCCGCTGGCTGCCCACCCAGCGCCGAATCTTCGATCCCTGACCCCTCCCCGACTGCAGCCGGTGAAGGAGCCGACTCCCGGCCGACACACGGGGCCCAACTGGGGGCCGGGGGCCAGCATCAGTGAGCCCCCAAGCTCTGGGCAGGGGCGGGCTCAGCCGGACTCCCCgtctccccagcctgcagcctgcGGATGTGCTGATCCAGGAGAGCCGTGAGGTGCACggagccacgctggagcagggaggacgtctgggagggcaggagggccAGGGCACCCGCCGTCTGCCCCTGGGAAGCCTCCAGCGAGGGCAGCTTGGCGAAGTTCTCCactccctgcctgctcaggatGGTGTCGTCGATGCAGGCGCCtggaagagaggagcagagctgaggaCGGGAGATGGGGTGCCAGAGCCCTTTCGTCTTCCACAGGCGCACGAGGAAAGGCTTGCTCCTGCAGGCAGGACTCCCGTCCCTCGCCATCCATCCCCTCATTTTAACGGACACGACAGCGATCCCGCAGAGGCAGCTCCCTCAGCGTGGGCCCTGCCGGAGGGAGTACCTCTCCCCAGCGCCGGAGGAGAGCCCCAAGCCCGGCGCCAGCAGATGGGGACGCAGGGAAGGCTCTCACCCAGGAGGTTGATCTGCGGCACTCCCTTCAGCACCCGCAGCATCTCCTTCGCCTTCGTTTCCGGGCTCACCAGCAGGATATTGCGCGCCACAAAGAGCGGGAGGAGATTCTTGTACTTGGACTGCGACAGCACGGGTCTGACGATCTGGGGGAGACAGCTCTCAAACTGAAGCAGGGGAACACGGAGGCTGCTTTTCACCCCAGCAGGCACCACGCGGTCGtcccacctctcctcctccacctttccctcGCAACCCCACCGGGATCTGCCCTGGCAGCTCTGCCCCTACCTCGTTCAGGACGAACTTGACCTCAATGTTGTGCTTCCGGAGGTAGTGCCTCATCAGCACCACGTCCTCGTCGGGCATGGAGTTGTACTGACAGACGGCAATCATCCGATTGTCCCGGAACACCTCCTCCACCTGCCGCCGTAACAGCCGGACGTAACCGTCGTCCTGAAGGGAGCGAGCAGCGATGGGCCGCAGGGAAGGGGCGaaggctgctgcctccccccaCTCCCACCCCGCAAACGGACCTACTGCCGTGAGACGACGGCGCGGATCGGGACTCACCTGGTTTCCACCAGCTGGGGCATCTCCCAGCCACCCACAACGTGACGAAAAGGGGCAGTTAAACACCCCAGAAAGCTCTCGTACAGGTGTCCAGCCAGGCTAACCCCGGGGCAGGGCTGTCCCGGAGGTCCGAAACCACACCCGGTGGGAGCTGCAAACCCCGCGTCAAATCCCCGGAGCAAAGCAGACACACGGGGTGTGCAAAGCCACTCGGACACCGAGGCCCCACAGCCGCACACCAACAACGGCCACACGCCAGAAAAATCACCTCCTCCAGCGTTTCCTTCCTGGGGGCCAGGCAGCGCGGCGGGACGGCCGGCCGCGGGGCGAGGTACTCGGTCACGGCCATCAGCTTCTGGCGCTGGAAGTGCATGGCCTTCCAGTGCCGGGTGACCGCCTTGGAGCCGCGGCGGACGAACTGCAGGGCGGGCAGCCAGCCTGCGGAGagggggcaggcggggagcgCTCAGGGCCGGCGCCAGGTCCccgggggagagggagaggcGCCGGGACCGGGGCGCAGGGCCCGGGTGAGGACAGGCCGGGCCGCACGCCCGCCTTCCCCCGCCAGTCCACAGcccggcaccgccgcccgcccctgcCCGAGCCCCGTGGAGGCGCCCGGCCCCGGTGAGGAGCCCCTCACCCCGCCGCCATGCCGCGCCGCCGCTCAGCGCCGCCATCTTTGCCGCGGGAGCGCAAAGGCTTGTGGGGAGGCGGAGGACCGGCGGCGCGCATGCGCGGAGAGGACGCGCGGCgccggccgggggcggggggagcgcgcCCTCCGCCCCGCCCTTTCCGGGGCCGCCCGTCTCCTAGCAACGGGCACGCCGCGGCCTGCGCCTCCGCCGGCCCCCGGGTCCCCcccgagcccggccccggccctgtcCCAGCCCGGGGGGGGTCTCtgtgccccccagccctgggggcctGGTCCCGGTGactcggccccagcccgggggggTCTCTGTGCCCCCCAGCCCGGGGATCCCAGCCCCATGGTCCCCCCAGGCCCTGGGGTCTCTCTGCCCCACCTGGGGGTCCCAGCACTGatccccccccagcccggcagTCCTGTCCCCACCGACCCCCCCAGCCTGCAGGTTTCTGCCCCCCATCGCCCCAGCGCCCTTCTTGCAGAGAGCAGTGGGGCCAGCCCAGCCCCCCCGACACACCCACCCAAGGGCCCAAGGAAGGGACAAGGATCCAGGCCGCCCCCTCGTcatggctgggcagggggagaccCCGCTTGGGGGTGAGTGAGCCATTGCGGGGCCTGCTCACGTGTCAGCCTGGGGAGGTATGGGGGGGCTGGACCCCGCTGGCCTGGGCCCCGTCACTCTGGGTTTCCCGCAGGCCATGAGCAGACATCTCCGGGGGTGACCCTCACCGACCACCTCATCACTACGAGGAACCTGCCTCGGCTGGTGGAGCCCCCGCACCCAAAGAGCCGGTGAGGATCTGCACAGGGCCCACCTTCATCACCCAGGCTGACAGGGAGGGTCTCTTGGCACAAAGGACACCCCGAGCGTCCCCCCTTCCTCTAGATCCACGGAGCCGGTGTCCCCCTCGACCGTCCGCTTGGACCGGGAGAACATCTGTGCTATTGGGAGACTCCAGAGCCTGTGGGAGATTCACAGCCTCTACCTGCAGCAGGTAAGGCACTACGGCAGGCGCGGGGCAGTGGGGATCAGCCCTGGTCCTGCGGGTAAAGGCCTCCTTGGGGGGACCACAAACACCCCCAGTTCTGCTCCGGAGTTTTGCCTCCCCGTATGGCCAGAGGGGCTGGCAGCGCTCCCCTCCGATGACAGTGCCACCGATGGAATTCGAGCGAGGGTCTGGCGTCAGCCATTCGGTGTTTTTCAAACCCGCATGAGGAGCCTTAGGGTCCTTCTGAACCGTGCTGGTCTGCCCGTGCTGTCGCAGCCCCATACCCCCTCCATAAAGCTCCCGTGGCAGTGGTGGGACATCATGTTGTCTGTGTGAGGTTGGAGTGATTCCGGGGGGCCTCCCGAAGTCTGATTTTTCATGCAGTAAAAAAACCacgttgctttttttttttttttttccagaaccaCATTGAGAAGATTGAGAATCTGGGCTGCTTTCCCAACCTGCGGTacgggcagctcctgcccccaaGCAGATAGCTTTCCATGGTCAGAGGACAGCggggctccctccttcccttggCAGAGCCGGGGGGATTTGAGTTGCAGCCCCTGACAGcctggtgctgctggctctgaCCCTGGGGGCTGTGGCGTTCCCCCCTTCTCACACCACTGCCCTCCCTGTGCTCCGCAGATTCCTCTCCCTGGCTGGAAATCGCATCCGCAGAGTGGAGAACCTGCAGCCCCTGCTACACCTGCGCGTCCTGGACTTGTCCCACAACCAGATACAGACGCTGGACCCAGGTGGGAGGCAGGAAAGGGTCCGGACGTGGCCTGGGTCTGCCCGAGAGGTGCCTCGGGTACCGGGAAAACACCGGCAGACCCTCGGTCCAGTCTCAGCCAGGGCCTCTGGCCCTCAGGTCCCAGCCAGAGACCCAGCAGAGCCACCCTGGGGCTGGCCTGCGTGTTCCAGCATGACACCGGAGGAGCCCTGTGGCCAGGTTTGAGCCATCCTTTCTGCTGGCAGACTCCAGGTGTCTGCTTCCACCTTGTGCCCTGCTTCGGCAGAACGTTTCAGCGGCTCAGATCAGACTTGGGGATTTCAACCTCATGgcaaagctgctccagccccGACAACCTTTCGTGCATCTTTCAGCCAGCTCCTCCCATGGGTGATTTTTGGCAGAAGAGTGACGGACAGAGAGATaattctctcctttccttcccctgtaGCGTTGCTATTGTGGCACCAGGCCTTCTGCTTGCAGACGGGAGAAAGTGAACAGTGAGGGCCTGGGAGGGGGAAAACCCTCAGTTCTCACATGGGAGTGTGTGCAATTCACattcctgccctccctgcctcagtttccccagctgtgagGTGAGAGACTGCTCCCCACAGTGGGGCTGTCGCCATGGGAGTGGGTGAAGAGCTGCGGGAGACGGGGGGCGCGGgggtttggtggggggggggggctcaggtcCCATCTCAGCACCTGTCTGCCTTCCCTTTGATCTCCGCAGACGAGCTGCCCCGCAGGCTCCGTCTCCTCGACTTAACAGGAAACGAATGCACCCACCAGCACAGATACAGGTGGGTCAGGGGAGCCTGTGGGGGAGAGCGGAGGGGGAGAACAAGTCCCCCAAACCACACGAGCCCCTGAGCAGGGTACAGCCCCCCCCAAATATCAAATACagcctgagccccccccccccaaaccccagaaaTCTGAATCTCTGCTctctgcccaggccaggctgtggggTGGGCTGTGCAGAGtggtgctgggaggggacagTGCCAGGGGGTTCGGTGCCACCCCAACCCGCTCCCAGCCCCGAGTTCGGTGCCACCCCAACCCGCTCCCAGCCCCGAGGCGATGCCGCGTGGCGGGGGAACGTCTGCTCTTCCTTCGGTGCTTGCAGAGAGCTGGTGATAGGAGCCCTgccccacctcctgcagctggacGCCCAGCAGGTCCGTGGCAGCGtgggcgaggaagaggaggaaggaggctcTTCCAGCAGTGAGGACGAAGACGAGGAGTCGCTCTCTGAGCCGAGCGGCCCTTTCACTGCAGGCAAAGGTGCCCAGACTGAAGCAGGACACATTGCACACTTGGGTGTTAAGCAGGCCGGTCCCTCTGTCCCCAAGGGTGACAGGAGTGGCAGGGAGCTCGGGTGGCCGTGCCAGGTCTCCTGTAATTCTTCTCCGTCCCTGGCAGATTTCTTTGTAGATCTGCACCGGGAGCTGGCCGGGCGCTCGCGGCGGAGGCGGAGGGAGGCCCTGAAGGAACACCGGACCCGTCTggaagagctggaggagctgcgggAGCGTCGGGGTCTGCTGCTGCCTCCCGCACCGCTGagcccaggcagggagggagcagcctgCATCACAGCCCCAGGCCTCAAGCGGTCTCAGCCCCGTCCCCAAGCAAAGCCGGGGACGCAGCTGCCACCCCTGCCGGGACCTGGTGGGCAGCAcgcctgcccgcagccccagcgAGCTCCCGGCAGGAGCCAGCCCCGGACCAAGGCTCTGGAGGAGGAAGCTCGCGCCAAAGGAGCAAGAAATAGGCAGTTACCCCAAATACCCCGCACCAGCACGGCACCGCGCAGTTAGGATTAAAGCCTCTTTATTCCTACACCAATCCGCCTGTCTGCCAcggagcccccagccccgtggcCAGCCCCGGAGGGGCCgggcacaggcagctctgcctgatgGTGGGAAAAGACACGCCGGGCTGCAGGCAGGACTCCAAATCCCGCTCCAcgtccctctccttccctccgcACCTGCGTTTCAGGCCACAGCCACCTCTCAAAATTCCTC comes from the Aptenodytes patagonicus chromosome 20, bAptPat1.pri.cur, whole genome shotgun sequence genome and includes:
- the OSBPL7 gene encoding oxysterol-binding protein-related protein 7 (The sequence of the model RefSeq protein was modified relative to this genomic sequence to represent the inferred CDS: added 870 bases not found in genome assembly), whose product is MGGGAWPGPPIPLRSPAMGSHEKDLSSPKRALSRSNSTVSSKHSSIQQGSESWEVVEEPCARGSPGQEPQRHEGYLLKKRKWPLKGWHKRYFVLENGILKYATTRQDVLKGKLHGAIDVRQSVMSINKKAQRVDLDTEENIYHLKIKSPELFTSWVSSLCSHHQGERPELCPRGGPAGTLLQGPWTRILPSGSAPALSTLASSRDKVNAWLKDSEGLERCSAELSECQVKLQELTGMLQSLEALHRIPSAPLISGSQPSATAERPKKGRRTTKIWCTQSFAKDDTIGRVGRLHGSVPNLSRYLEPSQSQLPFSLPPEYSQLQRSFWVLAQKVHGSLSSVVTALMAERARLEEMRQALDRRRLAPRPGSAGNAGAALRRFHSLSVSSDTTLDSFASLHPDEPDVLPAKGREQQLSNRSIVSLADSHTEFFDACEVFLSASSSENEPSDDESCISEATTSACEDAAEPGGPGRPPTGAEGPGMPVEPPPLELPGPDPRRRSCLPAPPAPPGDVSLWGLLRSSVGKDLSRVALPVQLNEPLNTLQRLCEELEYSALLDRASRARDPRQRLVYVAAFAVSAYASTYYRAGSKPFNPVLGETYECVRPDRGFRFISEQVCHHPPTSACHAESDNFVFWQDMRWKNKFWGKSLEIVPVGTVNVQLPSGPRWIEHYGEVLIRNTRDASYHCKITFCKARYWGAGANEVQGAVLSRSGTVVERLAGKWHEGLHRGPAPGQCVWRANPMPRDHERNYGFTRFALELNELTPELRRVLPSTDTRLRPDQRYLEEGNVPAAETQKRLIEQLQRDRRRVMEENNIAHQARFFRRRTDANGKESWVTNNTYWKLRLDPGFAHLDSAVLW
- the MRPL10 gene encoding large ribosomal subunit protein uL10m; protein product: MAALSGGAAWRRGWLPALQFVRRGSKAVTRHWKAMHFQRQKLMAVTEYLAPRPAVPPRCLAPRKETLEEDDGYVRLLRRQVEEVFRDNRMIAVCQYNSMPDEDVVLMRHYLRKHNIEVKFVLNEIVRPVLSQSKYKNLLPLFVARNILLVSPETKAKEMLRVLKGVPQINLLGACIDDTILSRQGVENFAKLPSLEASQGQTAGALALLPSQTSSLLQRGSVHLTALLDQHIRRLQAGETGSPAEPAPAQSLGAH
- the LRRC46 gene encoding LOW QUALITY PROTEIN: leucine-rich repeat-containing protein 46 (The sequence of the model RefSeq protein was modified relative to this genomic sequence to represent the inferred CDS: deleted 1 base in 1 codon), whose product is MVPPGPGVSLPHLGVPALSPPSPAVLSPPTPPACRFLPPIAPAPFLQRAVGPAQPPRHTHPRAQGRDKDPGRPLVMAGQGETPLGGHEQTSPGVTLTDHLITTRNLPRLVEPPHPKSRSTEPVSPSTVRLDRENICAIGRLQSLWEIHSLYLQQNHIEKIENLGCFPNLRFLSLAGNRIRRVENLQPLLHLRVLDLSHNQIQTLDPDELPRRLRLLDLTGNECTHQHRYRELVIGALPHLLQLDAQQVRGSVGEEEEEGGSSSSEDEDEESLSEPSGPFTAGKGAQTEAGHIAHLGVKQAGPSVPKGDRSGRELGWPCQVSCNSSPSLADFFVDLHRELAGRSRRRRREALKEHRTRLEELEELRERRGLLLPPAPLSPGREGAACITAPGLKRSQPRPQAKPGTQLPPLPGPGGQHACPQPQRAPGRSQPRTKALEEEARAKGARNRQLPQIPRTSTAPRS